The Penicillium psychrofluorescens genome assembly, chromosome: 2 nucleotide sequence ttagttacTGGGTTTAGTTGGTTAGTCAGAGCGGAATTACAGCCTGAGGCAACCAGGCATTCAAGGATCAAGACATTCAGGCATTCAGGCACCTAACCCTCTCGGTCTTGTTCTTTCCCCtccaaaacaaaccaaaCCTCCCAAGTCGACCATCCTGCTATCGCTCGTTTCCCCcttagtttttttttcctcctcttctctGCCAGTGCACATCCACGCGCCGGAATAGCACATACATTCGGTGAGCGCGTCCTCATCCCTCCACATCCCACGATCAGCTCACGCGCCTCACCTTCCACCTCCCAAGATCCGTCAAATTGACAACCGTTTCTCGCCTTTGACAGAAACCTTGCACATATAACCGCGTGTTTACCCTCCCATACCCTCCCCGATGGAGATCGATCCgaacagaagaaacaaaaagccGCGTCTCCTGCTAGAATCCGAGCGAGAACGGTTGGATGAATTCATCGACTCAATCCACTATTCGGCAAGGTACCGAAGGAACCGCCACCTCCAAAATCAATCACTAATGCAAACAGGTATTCTGACGACAAGTTCGAATACCGCCATGTTCAGCTGCCTAAAAACATGCTAAAGAAAATCCCGGCCGAGTACTTCGACAGCGCAAAGGGGACATTGAAACTGTTGTGGGAGGAGGAGTGGCGCGCGCTGGGGATCACACAGGTGGGTGTCGCCCAATTCGACCGAGAGAGCCAAGGCTGACCTGCCTCTCTCAGAGTTTGGGATGGGAACATTACGAGGTGCATGAACCAGAACCGCACATCCTGCTATTCAAGTTGGTCTTGTCCATGGACACCATTCTCTCCCGCGCCGCTAACCCGCCGAGCAGGCGCCCTCTTAACTACCAGCCTCCACTGACCCAGTAGCCTGGTTGCGACGGTGCATTGGAACATCGACGGTTCCGGGTTCTGGCTCTGAGCCGAGGGGTGGTGCTGGTACAGAGGTCCACCACCATGAAACTCTGGTAAACACCAGCAGAGACGATACCATTTGGGGGCCATCAAGATGGATGGTATGGACATGCGGAATCAGTGTGTTCAATAAGGGTCCCCCTACAGCTTCGTAATGGAAGTTCTGAAATGAGACATGGTTCATTTATTTTTCTCTATTGTTTTCCTGCTCCATTGCCTGACCCGAAAAAGTGGACGATCTCCTTAACACGTACGGTCCTGGTTTGCTCTCAGACAACGTTCTTGGCCAGCCATTCCTCCCACTGGGCGGCcgtgaagctgctgctgataCCAGGCTCTTCCACACCCTGCGCACTCGTCAGTATCTTGGGTTTCTCTGTTCCcatgggggagggggagggggtgggggAGCTTCTGACGTTGAAGTACACCGTTGGCGAAACGTGGACCCCCAGGGCCCGATCAGCCTAGATGATATTAGAAGCATGCGATGTGATGACCAAACTCGGTGCCTACCTTGATCATAAATTTGATATCGTTGGTGACTTGATTGCCACTGTTCAGACTGCCGTTCTCGTCGGGGGTATCGCTGATTGTCAGCAAGTCCAGGAatttcttctcatccacgCCGACACTCCCAGCAATCTTAGCCAGACGGGCATATGTCTTGTTGCGGGTTTCGTTGACCACGCTGACATCGAAGAACTCGGTCTGGTGCTGAAACAAGGCCGCACTGAATTCCCAGAACTTTTCTGGGGCCAGTCGAAGAACTGCTGCCCCAGCCTCGTGGACGAGAGTCGACGATGGGTGCCACGGTTGGATATGTTGGCGGAAGATGACCTGGAGTTTCGGGCTGTACTGCTGGGTAATCATCGGTCGGAGCGCGTAGAAGGTGTTGAACAGCTTGGCCGAGAACTAGAGGCCGGTCAGTGGTCGTACATGGTGTCTGTCTGGCGAGGATAGGCTGACTGGGCAGACGTAGTCGAGATCTGGACGGGAAGGTTTTAGATCAGTATGTAGTTGGTCGGTTGGATTCATCAGCACTTACACAGCTCTAGCGTGTGGGGAGAGGGTCCTGCGGAGGCGAGCTTAATACCCGCGAATTTGGGCGGCACAGACATGGTGTAGGTACTATGTAGGGACGAGGgggacgaagaggaagaaaaggaagcagaagaagaggaagcagaagaagcagccAGCCAATGTGGAGAGTGGCGTCATCACCCCGCCATCTGGTTTTACGTGCAACAGTTGTGTACATGGTTGATtatcatgatcatcatcatcattattgtCCCAATCACCCTAGCGCCCGTTGTCGCCGGAAGTTCAGGTCCTTCAGCAACAGGTCCACCGTTCGCCATTGTCCGGTCGCTGGATCATATTCGCCCTTCACTTCGAATCGGCAGAAACCATTCGGGCCCTTCAGGCCCACCGGTCCGGAGATAAAGAAGGTGCCTCGGCGAGGAGTCCGCGGGGTTCGGCTCCGATAATCGCTCAAGCGCAACTTGAAAGCCATCGACGCCAAGTATAGATCGGATCCGGGGCCAAGGTTCGGCAGGGGGAGCCGTTGTAGGGAAGAGAGGATTGAGGATGGGTGAGAGATGGCTTTATCGGAGCTAGGTGCTGGGTTGTCCTGCAGGCCGTCCGGCATTGGCAAACCGGGAGATTCGCGCTGTTGAACCGCATCCAGATTTTCACCGTTTGGCGAAAGGCGACCCTCCGAGAGACCCTCCACAACATCCAGCGCCTGTCCTTCGGGATCCGTAAAACGGGCCCATTGTCTTTTCAAGACCAACATATAGGCATCCTTAATCGCAAGAGCTACATGGACCGGCTTCATGTAACTCTGCAATCGGTCACCCATTTCGGGATCCAGAGGTTTGGAAACCCAAGATATGCCGTCATCGGAGTACTCGATCCTGTGTTTGGTGTCAGTAAGTGCGACAATCGGCCACAAGCAACCACGTGCACTCACCCTGATCGCATGTAGTACGGTGGAGCGCGGGACGGGAACTGATGGACGAGCCAAAATCCGGTGATCGAGATGGGGCCCCCGAGGATTTGCGATATTCGACCGGAGACGGAATCCTGTACAATCGTagccagctcttcttttGCGAGAGTCAGCAAATCGGGAGAGCCAGGAAGGAGGGTCTTCTCACTTCGCAACTTTTGAAGTTTTTGGCGGTCCATGGAAATCTTGACAAACTGTTGCCATTCCGGATCCGCTGCTGTGTACCGCTCGCCCTCTTGTAGCCAGGACCAGCCTAACGGGATGAACAGAGGACTCTCTGCTTCCACCTCTTCGACATCGCCTCCGCCATGTCCATTGCCGCCGTGGAGGTTTCGGCGCGCAGCCACTTGGGTGGGTTCCTGAGTCGAGTTGGTGTCATCCGGATCGTCGTCAAATCGGACCAGCACGAAGGTAGTCCAGAGATGAAATGCTGTGCCATAGAGCAAGGCCTTTGTGACGAGCGACCTGAGCTGTATGAGCCTGATGGCTCCGGGAGGGAGAACGCCGAAATACACACCTGATCCATGGCCGCCTGAACCTTACATGACGGATATTTGGAGGCTCTGAAT carries:
- a CDS encoding uncharacterized protein (ID:PFLUO_003056-T1.cds;~source:funannotate), with the protein product MEIDPNRRNKKPRLLLESERERLDEFIDSIHYSARYSDDKFEYRHVQLPKNMLKKIPAEYFDSAKGTLKLLWEEEWRALGITQSLGWEHYEVHEPEPHILLFKLVLSMDTILSRAANPPSRRPLNYQPPLTQ
- a CDS encoding uncharacterized protein (ID:PFLUO_003057-T1.cds;~source:funannotate) — protein: MSVPPKFAGIKLASAGPSPHTLELYLDYVCPFSAKLFNTFYALRPMITQQYSPKLQVIFRQHIQPWHPSSTLVHEAGAAVLRLAPEKFWEFSAALFQHQTEFFDVSVVNETRNKTYARLAKIAGSVGVDEKKFLDLLTISDTPDENGSLNSGNQVTNDIKFMIKADRALGVHVSPTVYFNVRSSPTPSPSPMGTEKPKILTSAQGVEEPGISSSFTAAQWEEWLAKNVV
- a CDS encoding uncharacterized protein (ID:PFLUO_003058-T1.cds;~source:funannotate) → MDQLRSLVTKALLYGTAFHLWTTFVLVRFDDDPDDTNSTQEPTQVAARRNLHGGNGHGGGDVEEVEAESPLFIPLGWSWLQEGERYTAADPEWQQFVKISMDRQKLQKLRSEKTLLPGSPDLLTLAKEELATIVQDSVSGRISQILGGPISITGFWLVHQFPSRAPPYYMRSGIEYSDDGISWVSKPLDPEMGDRLQSYMKPVHVALAIKDAYMLVLKRQWARFTDPEGQALDVVEGLSEGRLSPNGENLDAVQQRESPGLPMPDGLQDNPAPSSDKAISHPSSILSSLQRLPLPNLGPGSDLYLASMAFKLRLSDYRSRTPRTPRRGTFFISGPVGLKGPNGFCRFEVKGEYDPATGQWRTVDLLLKDLNFRRQRALG